One segment of Neobacillus endophyticus DNA contains the following:
- a CDS encoding spore coat protein has translation MDIEGLALHETMETHELLNFKTVSLLKSKLMQGICFDNDLKALMAKDVKQSIHDINELMNFYKQSQLFQ, from the coding sequence ATGGATATAGAAGGTCTGGCTCTTCATGAAACAATGGAAACACATGAACTTCTTAACTTTAAAACTGTTAGCTTGCTAAAATCCAAGCTGATGCAAGGGATTTGTTTTGATAATGATCTTAAAGCGTTAATGGCAAAAGACGTAAAACAATCCATCCATGATATCAATGAACTGATGAATTTTTATAAACAAAGTCAGCTTTTTCAATAA